The genome window TATTAAAGATGTTGTAGGATCGGTAACAAGACCAGTTAGAGAACTTAAAGCATTCCAGAAAATAACTCTTAAAAAAGGAGAAAAACAAACCGTATCATTTGATATTACTATAGAAGATTTAAAATTCTATAATTCTGATTTAAAATTTGCTGCTGAACCTGGACAGTTTGAAGTTTTCGTTGGAGGAAACTCAAACGCAGATCATAAGGTAAGTTTTAATTTAGTTAATTAAGTTGGTTAGTAGTTTGGTCTGCCCTTCGTTTTTGGTTAGACGAAGGGCTTTTTTTTCAATTATTATTTAGGATAAAATATTTTAAATTCTTCCAAACTTGATTGTTTCAGATTGATTGCCGTGTGAGGATAATGTCATTAATAAGGCTTTAATTTATTCTCGCAGAGATGCGAACGCGCAAAGTTAAGATGGTTTTTTGAGTCTTAGTGTCTTTGCGAGAATATATTTGGACAAATTTTAGTTTCAAAAGAAAAATTATCTAAACCTTAAATCATTTAATATAAATAGAACAAAAATGAATAAACTGTATTCGATAACGCTTTTGTTTTTTTTGATTGGTTTTACAGCCAGTACAGAAGCTCAAAATAATGCTGTTGGCGGAAAAACAGACTGGTTTGATCCTAGTAAACCGGCTACAACTTATTGTAATCCGATTAATATTGGTTACAATTATACGACTCAAAATCACAATGGTATTCCAGAGTCCCGCCGTTCCAGTGCAGATCCTGTGATTATTACGTATAAAGGTGACTATTATTTATTTGCGACCAATCAGGCTGGATTTTTCTGGAGCAAAGACATGTCAGACTGGAAATTTGTTTATGGCAGTTTTCAGCGAAATCCAGGTGATGATGATCAGTGTGCGCCTGCTGCCTGGGTTGTCAATGATACTTTGTTTTATGTCGGTTCAACATGGAAAAAAGATCATCCAATCTGGAAAACAGCAGATCCAAAATCAGGACGATGGACAAGACATGTAAACACGGCAATGCTGCCAACATGGGATCCTGCAATTTTTCAGGATGATGATAAAAAAGTCTACATGTATTACGGTTCAAGCGGAAAACTGCCTCTTGTTGGTGTTGAGGTAGATTATAAAACTTGGCTTCCAAAAGGAAATCAGGCGGATTATGCAAAATTATATACCGCAACTGAAGTCGAAGATATTCAGAAACCGTATGGACAGGCAAAAGCAGTTGTAGGTCTAGATCCGGCAATGCATGGCTGGGAACGTTTTGGTCCTAATAATGATATGGAGCCAGCACCTTGGGGAAATTTTATTGAAGGTGCGTGGATGACCAAACACAATGGAAAATATTATATGCAGTATGGTGCTCCCGCAACTGAATTTAAAGGCTATGCCAATGGTGTTCATGTAGGAGATAATCCTTTGGGACCATTTATTTACCAAAAACATAATCCGATGTCGTATAAGCCTGGAGGTTTTGTAATTGGCGCCGGACACGGAAATACTTTTGCCGATAATTATGGGAATTACTGGAATACGGGAACTTGTAAAATTTCTATAAAAGACCGTTTCGAACGCAGAATTGATATGTTTCCCGCTGGATTTGACAAAGACGATGTTATGTATTCTATTACTTCGTATGGTGATTTTCCAATTGTGCTCCCCACAGGACAGCGTGACCAGACAAAAGGAGCTTCTTCGGGCTGGATGCTGCTTTCGTACAAAAAGCCAGCAACAGTTTCTTCTTCTGAGGAATGTAAAGACGTTGAAACACATAGAATGGATAATGGAGATAAAAAAGTATTTGAAAAAATCTGTTATGATGTATCTAATTTAACTGATGAAAATATCCAGACCTATTGGTCGGCAGCTACAGATAAAGCAGGTGAGTGGTTACAGCTGGATTTAGGCAGAAAGATGGAAATCAACGCACTGCAGATCAATTATGCCGATCATAAAGCTACTCAGTATAATAAAGCGATGGATGTTTATTATCAGTATAAAATCTATATGTCTGATGATGCACAAAACTGGACATTGGTAATTGATAAATCAAAAAACGATAAAGATGTTCCTCACGATTATGTAGAACTGACAAAATCGATTACCGCACGTTATATTAAAATGGTCAATATTCATAATGCTTCTGGTATGTTTGCAGTTTCGGATTTTAGAGTTTTTGGAAATGGATTGCTGGAAAAACCAAAGCCTGTCTCTGATTTTAAAGTAAAAAGAAATAAAACGGATTCCCGCAACGCTATCATTTCATGGAAAAAACAGACAGATGCCGTTGGTTATACTATTTATTATGGAATTGCCCCTGATAAATTATACACCAGTATTATGGTTTATGATGACAGTACTTATGATTT of Flavobacterium marginilacus contains these proteins:
- a CDS encoding discoidin domain-containing protein, producing MNKLYSITLLFFLIGFTASTEAQNNAVGGKTDWFDPSKPATTYCNPINIGYNYTTQNHNGIPESRRSSADPVIITYKGDYYLFATNQAGFFWSKDMSDWKFVYGSFQRNPGDDDQCAPAAWVVNDTLFYVGSTWKKDHPIWKTADPKSGRWTRHVNTAMLPTWDPAIFQDDDKKVYMYYGSSGKLPLVGVEVDYKTWLPKGNQADYAKLYTATEVEDIQKPYGQAKAVVGLDPAMHGWERFGPNNDMEPAPWGNFIEGAWMTKHNGKYYMQYGAPATEFKGYANGVHVGDNPLGPFIYQKHNPMSYKPGGFVIGAGHGNTFADNYGNYWNTGTCKISIKDRFERRIDMFPAGFDKDDVMYSITSYGDFPIVLPTGQRDQTKGASSGWMLLSYKKPATVSSSEECKDVETHRMDNGDKKVFEKICYDVSNLTDENIQTYWSAATDKAGEWLQLDLGRKMEINALQINYADHKATQYNKAMDVYYQYKIYMSDDAQNWTLVIDKSKNDKDVPHDYVELTKSITARYIKMVNIHNASGMFAVSDFRVFGNGLLEKPKPVSDFKVKRNKTDSRNAIISWKKQTDAVGYTIYYGIAPDKLYTSIMVYDDSTYDFRGLDKGTRYYFSIEAFNENGIGLKNKIIEIK